From the Priestia koreensis genome, one window contains:
- a CDS encoding YigZ family protein: protein MLPHYYTVKEYGEHEIVIQKSRFICHAKRATTEQEAQEFIQEIKKKHRDATHNCSAYLIGENDQFQKANDDGEPSGTAGVPMLEVLKKKGLKDTVVVVTRYFGGIKLGGGGLVRAYGGSVSEGLQAIGIVKRTLMRVMHTKVDYTWLGKLENELRSSVYDVKEIHYADAVEIETYVEDAETEAFTAWMTDLTNGQATIEKGKQTYLEQDVK from the coding sequence ATGTTACCTCACTATTATACCGTAAAAGAATACGGAGAACATGAAATCGTTATTCAAAAATCACGTTTTATTTGTCATGCAAAACGGGCAACTACTGAACAAGAGGCACAGGAATTTATTCAAGAGATCAAGAAAAAGCATCGTGACGCCACACATAACTGTTCTGCCTACTTGATTGGAGAGAACGATCAGTTCCAAAAAGCAAATGATGACGGTGAACCGAGCGGCACGGCTGGTGTACCGATGCTAGAAGTGCTAAAAAAGAAAGGTCTAAAAGACACGGTTGTCGTTGTAACACGCTATTTCGGTGGCATTAAGCTCGGCGGAGGCGGACTCGTTCGAGCATATGGTGGCTCTGTTTCTGAAGGTCTTCAGGCCATCGGCATCGTAAAACGAACGCTTATGCGAGTTATGCATACAAAAGTGGATTATACGTGGCTTGGCAAGCTTGAAAACGAGCTTCGTTCCTCCGTTTACGACGTAAAAGAGATTCACTATGCAGACGCAGTCGAAATTGAAACCTATGTCGAAGATGCTGAAACAGAGGCATTCACAGCTTGGATGACAGATCTAACAAACGGCCAAGCAACCATTGAAAAAGGCAAGCAAACCTACCTTGAACAAGACGTAAAATGA
- a CDS encoding DegV family protein: MKTAIITDSTAYISKEEREKWNIRMIPLSVIINGETYREDIDLEAEEFFELVREHKALPTTSQPPIGQFVELFEELSKDYDAAIVITLSSGISGTYQNVVAAGNMVEGIDVRAFDSEISCMVQGFYAIEGAKMAQEERDVNDIMARLDEMMPSVRAYFMVDDLGHLQRGGRLSATQAIMGSLLQIKPLLHFVDKKIVPFEKIRTRKKALKRIYDLLGEDVKAKGPIRAVIIHANRPHEAEEILQELQQQFPTVEFSTSYFGAVIGTHLGEGAIGIGWYEK; this comes from the coding sequence ATGAAAACAGCCATTATTACAGATAGTACAGCCTATATTTCGAAAGAAGAACGTGAAAAATGGAATATCCGCATGATCCCATTGAGCGTCATCATCAATGGCGAAACCTATCGTGAAGACATAGATTTAGAAGCAGAGGAATTCTTTGAATTAGTTCGCGAACATAAAGCTCTTCCTACCACATCACAGCCACCGATTGGTCAATTCGTTGAGTTGTTCGAAGAGCTATCAAAAGACTATGACGCTGCGATTGTGATTACACTTTCAAGCGGCATCAGCGGTACATATCAAAACGTTGTCGCAGCAGGCAATATGGTAGAAGGTATTGACGTACGTGCCTTTGATTCTGAGATTAGCTGTATGGTACAAGGTTTTTACGCAATTGAAGGAGCGAAAATGGCACAGGAAGAGCGTGATGTGAATGACATTATGGCTCGTCTTGATGAAATGATGCCATCTGTTCGTGCCTACTTTATGGTCGATGACCTCGGACACTTACAGCGCGGCGGTCGTTTGTCAGCCACGCAGGCTATTATGGGAAGCCTTCTACAAATCAAACCACTTCTTCACTTCGTCGATAAAAAAATCGTTCCATTTGAAAAAATCCGCACGCGTAAAAAAGCGCTAAAGCGCATTTACGATCTGCTTGGTGAAGACGTGAAAGCAAAAGGTCCGATCCGTGCCGTCATTATTCACGCCAATCGTCCGCACGAAGCAGAGGAAATTCTACAAGAGCTACAGCAGCAATTCCCAACTGTCGAATTCAGCACCTCCTATTTCGGAGCTGTAATCGGTACACACCTAGGCGAAGGTGCAATCGGAATCGGCTGGTATGAAAAATAA
- the flgM gene encoding flagellar biosynthesis anti-sigma factor FlgM, which produces MKINPLGTSGINPYKKQIDKLAQIEKAAGKRDEVQISTQAKELQQTNQVVTERQKKIDELKQQIQNGTYQIDAKKIAKGLVDFYKK; this is translated from the coding sequence ATGAAGATTAATCCATTAGGAACATCAGGTATTAATCCATATAAAAAGCAAATTGACAAATTAGCACAAATTGAGAAAGCAGCAGGTAAGCGAGATGAAGTGCAAATTTCAACTCAGGCAAAAGAGCTGCAGCAAACAAATCAAGTCGTTACGGAGCGCCAGAAAAAAATTGATGAATTAAAGCAACAAATCCAAAACGGCACGTATCAAATTGATGCGAAGAAAATCGCAAAAGGATTAGTTGATTTTTATAAAAAGTAA
- a CDS encoding YaaR family protein: MSDDMEVQRVNRPSLQASKLQGKELTDSVGFTEVLGKKKQEVTYERLQRMMEDLNVQGEVLAKNHTVDALRKYKKLVKEFMDEAVNNGLELNQQRDFNHQGAFSTYKTVRAVDQKLTELTNEVLNKEKDHLAILQKIGEVQGLLVNIYT, from the coding sequence GTGAGTGATGATATGGAAGTTCAGCGCGTAAATCGACCTTCTCTTCAAGCCTCAAAGCTTCAAGGGAAGGAGCTAACGGATTCCGTTGGTTTTACAGAGGTGTTAGGAAAGAAAAAACAGGAAGTGACGTACGAGCGCCTGCAGCGAATGATGGAAGACCTGAACGTACAAGGCGAGGTGCTTGCCAAAAATCATACGGTCGACGCACTGCGTAAATATAAGAAGCTCGTGAAGGAGTTTATGGACGAAGCGGTCAATAATGGTCTTGAATTGAATCAACAACGAGATTTTAATCATCAGGGCGCTTTTTCTACTTATAAAACCGTTCGAGCCGTTGATCAAAAGCTAACAGAATTGACCAATGAGGTTCTGAATAAGGAAAAAGATCATTTAGCCATCCTGCAAAAGATTGGTGAGGTACAGGGGCTACTTGTAAATATTTATACGTGA
- a CDS encoding EscU/YscU/HrcU family type III secretion system export apparatus switch protein, with product MNYSKNGQSQNKSVDDSLAAEAASKQVLRFAEEHKVAIQRDPLLMKELLQVDLGERVPPQLYAVIAELFAFIHQVENSDEKTE from the coding sequence ATGAATTATTCAAAAAATGGACAGTCGCAAAACAAATCGGTGGATGATTCACTAGCAGCAGAAGCCGCGTCTAAGCAGGTGCTCCGATTTGCAGAGGAACACAAAGTGGCCATTCAGCGTGATCCGCTCTTGATGAAAGAGTTACTGCAAGTCGATCTAGGAGAGCGTGTCCCGCCCCAACTTTATGCGGTAATTGCCGAGCTGTTTGCGTTTATTCACCAAGTGGAAAACAGTGACGAGAAAACGGAGTGA
- a CDS encoding ComF family protein: protein MTSCLICHDVMRNVPTWRFLIQQAENEQICADCTEKFELISGDTCRCGRSLFLLEAVYQENGQCLDCKRWEEGGDALTKNVSLYTYNEWMKDVIATFKFRGDYKLREAFRVKWINVYQQSFLPSHLVVPIPLSAKRLYERGFNQAEALGEMLGIKTKNVLTRLHSEKQSKRSRNQRLQSEQIFSVLTPGAVQGMSIVLIDDIYTTGTTVRLAARSLLEAGATEVASYTLARG from the coding sequence ATGACTAGCTGCCTTATCTGTCACGACGTCATGCGCAATGTGCCAACGTGGCGCTTTCTCATTCAGCAAGCAGAAAATGAACAGATATGTGCGGACTGCACGGAGAAATTTGAGCTTATTAGTGGTGATACGTGTAGATGCGGACGATCACTTTTTCTTTTAGAAGCCGTGTACCAAGAAAACGGTCAGTGTCTAGACTGCAAGCGCTGGGAGGAAGGGGGAGATGCTCTGACGAAAAACGTGTCTCTTTATACGTACAATGAATGGATGAAGGACGTTATCGCAACCTTCAAATTTCGCGGTGATTATAAGCTTCGGGAGGCGTTTCGCGTAAAATGGATAAACGTGTATCAGCAATCATTTTTACCTTCTCATCTTGTCGTTCCCATCCCATTAAGCGCAAAACGATTATACGAACGAGGCTTTAATCAGGCAGAGGCGTTAGGAGAGATGTTAGGAATCAAGACGAAAAACGTGTTAACCCGTCTTCATAGTGAAAAGCAGTCGAAGCGGTCTAGAAATCAACGCCTGCAAAGTGAGCAAATTTTCTCGGTGCTCACTCCTGGAGCGGTACAAGGAATGTCCATTGTATTGATTGATGACATTTATACGACGGGGACGACGGTAAGGCTTGCGGCGCGGAGCTTACTTGAGGCTGGGGCAACAGAAGTAGCATCTTATACGCTTGCTCGCGGTTAG
- the flgL gene encoding flagellar hook-associated protein FlgL, whose translation MRITQGMLSTNMLRNLSTSYERMGKYQDQLSTGKKINRPSEDPVIAMKGISYRRDLSQTEQYKANFSEAYNWIENSDAALDKATQAMQRIRELVVQASNDTYDTSQRGSIATEIDQLKEHLITIANTQVGDKYIFNGTKTLDAPIGADDKPNSTSGTEVQIELSKGIYMPVSIKTDAVFTYDAANPEKGLFSTLEKLSADLKDSTKTNTDINKYLGALDTHINSMLNTRAELGARQNRIEMMEDRVDEQEVIAQRIVSDNEDADIERVITDLKTQESVHRAALGVGSRIIQPTLMDFLR comes from the coding sequence ATGCGCATAACACAAGGAATGCTTTCTACCAATATGCTTCGTAACTTAAGCACAAGCTATGAGCGCATGGGAAAATACCAGGATCAGCTTTCGACTGGGAAGAAAATCAACCGCCCGTCTGAAGATCCTGTTATCGCAATGAAAGGTATTTCATATCGAAGAGACCTTTCCCAAACAGAACAATACAAAGCAAACTTTTCGGAAGCATACAATTGGATTGAAAACTCTGATGCTGCGCTAGACAAGGCGACGCAAGCAATGCAACGTATTCGTGAACTTGTTGTGCAGGCGAGTAATGATACGTACGATACGTCTCAACGAGGAAGTATCGCTACGGAAATCGATCAGTTAAAAGAGCATTTAATTACAATTGCAAACACCCAGGTCGGGGATAAATATATTTTTAACGGAACAAAAACCCTAGATGCACCGATCGGAGCGGACGACAAGCCAAATTCTACAAGTGGTACGGAAGTACAGATTGAACTTTCAAAGGGAATTTACATGCCAGTGAGTATTAAAACGGATGCGGTTTTTACGTATGATGCGGCAAATCCTGAAAAAGGTCTTTTTAGTACGTTAGAAAAACTAAGTGCAGATCTAAAGGATAGCACGAAAACAAACACAGATATTAATAAGTATTTAGGTGCATTAGATACACATATTAATAGTATGTTGAATACTCGTGCCGAGCTCGGCGCGCGCCAAAATCGGATTGAGATGATGGAGGATCGTGTGGATGAGCAGGAAGTGATCGCTCAGCGCATCGTGTCTGATAATGAGGATGCCGATATTGAGCGTGTGATTACGGATTTGAAGACGCAAGAGAGCGTGCACCGTGCTGCTTTAGGGGTAGGGTCACGAATTATCCAACCAACCCTAATGGACTTCCTAAGGTAA
- a CDS encoding DEAD/DEAH box helicase, with the protein MRFALVNDELIPEPLAEQQSTLRPISQIPHWNTPAYNPHFSYSPELQHILVGKQLLLEELSFSTNQLHEHYQNGCIFYRKGIANGRCERCGNSSSFGQFPCARCKEDCRYCRLCLMMGRVSECTPLVSWSGPLPAAQTPPVMTWSGTLSPPQQDASQRVIKSINKREELLVWAVCGAGKTEVLFPGIEAALKQNLRVCLASPRTDVIIELKPRLQAAFSQTNVIALYGGSPDRSKTAPLVLSTTHQLLRYYKSFDLIILDEVDAFPYTTEPMLHYAVKQARKDDSALVYLTATPSLLWQKEVERGKRNAVMIPSRYHRHAIPVPTFQWCGNWRKALKKKRLVPVLVKWLQQRIDEQKQVFLFLPQIDLMETVVACIKTFCSSVEGVHSEDPNRKEKVARFRKGDILILVTTTILERGVTVPNIDVAVLGAEDAIFTESALIQIAGRVGRSASFPTGTITFFHYGKTMEMKRAVHHIGAMNKLAKGRGLIDD; encoded by the coding sequence ATGCGATTCGCACTTGTAAACGATGAGCTTATACCCGAACCACTCGCTGAACAGCAGTCTACGCTTCGACCCATTTCACAAATTCCCCATTGGAACACCCCAGCTTATAATCCTCATTTTTCATACTCACCTGAGCTTCAACACATTCTTGTTGGCAAGCAGCTTTTACTTGAAGAACTATCCTTTTCTACGAATCAACTACATGAACACTACCAAAACGGATGCATATTCTATCGTAAGGGGATTGCAAATGGTAGGTGTGAGCGCTGTGGGAATAGTAGCTCCTTTGGGCAGTTTCCGTGTGCGAGGTGCAAAGAAGATTGCCGTTATTGCAGGCTATGCCTAATGATGGGAAGAGTAAGTGAATGCACGCCGCTTGTTAGCTGGTCAGGACCATTACCAGCAGCACAGACACCTCCTGTAATGACGTGGTCCGGCACATTATCTCCACCACAGCAGGACGCCTCACAGCGAGTTATAAAAAGCATAAACAAGCGCGAGGAGCTGCTCGTTTGGGCGGTGTGCGGGGCAGGGAAAACGGAGGTGCTGTTTCCAGGAATTGAAGCGGCTTTAAAGCAAAACTTGCGCGTATGCCTCGCAAGTCCACGAACAGATGTCATCATTGAACTAAAGCCTCGCTTACAGGCTGCCTTTTCACAAACCAATGTCATTGCCCTCTACGGAGGTAGTCCAGATCGCTCAAAAACCGCTCCCCTTGTGTTATCCACCACTCACCAATTACTTCGATACTATAAAAGCTTTGATCTGATTATTTTAGATGAAGTCGATGCCTTTCCTTATACAACAGAACCCATGCTTCATTATGCGGTAAAGCAGGCGAGAAAGGACGATTCAGCGCTTGTGTATTTAACAGCCACTCCGAGTCTTCTTTGGCAAAAGGAAGTAGAACGAGGCAAACGGAATGCGGTTATGATCCCGTCGCGCTATCACCGTCACGCCATCCCGGTTCCCACCTTTCAGTGGTGCGGCAACTGGCGAAAAGCACTGAAGAAAAAGAGGCTTGTCCCGGTGCTTGTAAAATGGCTGCAACAGCGAATAGATGAACAAAAACAGGTGTTTCTTTTTCTTCCCCAAATTGACCTTATGGAGACCGTTGTTGCGTGTATTAAAACCTTCTGCTCGTCTGTTGAAGGCGTTCATTCCGAGGACCCAAATCGTAAAGAGAAGGTGGCTCGTTTTCGAAAAGGCGACATTCTTATTCTTGTAACGACGACGATCCTCGAGCGGGGAGTCACCGTTCCAAACATCGACGTTGCCGTATTAGGAGCTGAGGACGCTATTTTTACCGAAAGCGCACTCATACAAATTGCCGGACGTGTGGGACGAAGCGCCTCGTTTCCAACAGGTACGATTACATTTTTTCATTACGGAAAAACGATGGAAATGAAGCGAGCCGTTCACCATATCGGAGCGATGAATAAGCTTGCGAAAGGACGTGGACTAATTGATGACTAG
- a CDS encoding flagellar protein FlgN has product MVQMLSTILEKELLCHKSLLSLAERKTEIIKKNDIQSLNDIMTQEQAHIAAINQLEQTRQQMVRQALANSSNDAPVLSDVINRADEPEKSKLQSLQTQLLTVMTDLKHRNHLNQQMVYQSLQFINVSLDLVQPQQPSLNYSKKSVQQNATYNRSMFNSKA; this is encoded by the coding sequence ATGGTTCAAATGCTAAGCACCATTTTAGAAAAAGAGCTTCTCTGTCATAAAAGCCTTTTGTCGCTTGCAGAACGGAAAACAGAGATCATTAAAAAGAATGATATTCAGTCGTTAAACGACATCATGACACAGGAACAGGCACATATTGCTGCAATTAATCAGTTAGAGCAAACAAGACAGCAGATGGTACGACAAGCTCTGGCAAACAGCAGTAACGATGCGCCTGTTTTGTCTGATGTGATCAATCGTGCAGATGAGCCTGAAAAAAGTAAGCTGCAATCTCTGCAAACGCAGCTTTTAACGGTCATGACGGATTTGAAGCACCGAAATCATCTCAATCAGCAGATGGTTTATCAATCGCTGCAATTTATTAACGTTTCACTGGATCTTGTGCAGCCACAGCAGCCGAGCCTGAACTACAGCAAGAAAAGCGTGCAGCAAAATGCGACGTACAATCGATCCATGTTTAATTCAAAAGCCTAA
- the flgK gene encoding flagellar hook-associated protein FlgK: MTSTFHGLEVAKRGMSTQQAALYTTGQNIANANTPGYSRQRVNFEQTEPYPAPSMNRPEIPGQMGTGVKAGSIQRVRENFLDLQYRDEQNKVGYWSARSDALTKMEDILKEPSDSGLAKTMDDFWKGLQTLSTNPENSGARSVVLSNGKAVTETFHYLNDSLTALQKDLSNQTSVTVKEVNSLAQQIASINKQISEIEPHGYLPNDLYDERDRLVDQLTELVNVKVEMTPSTTGTSNALKIAEGIANIKLVGADGQELKDGSGNPIYLVKGDQPSTVSFTGGSSSTGGSVLDVPPEDGVTDMVITDSTGATSTISFKDDLGSGKLRGLIESFGYKEKDAATGNYGETKGIYPEMLDKLDQLAYTFATMFNDVHKQGYQLNSDQQGQDFFSGLGADYHGAAKGIDVALTDGSQIAASTEKNTAGNGLNAIKLAGVRSISLTSTSPTPIKTGTVSSFYEAMIGQLGVEGQQASRMLGNADTLRQSVDGRRQSVSAVSLDEEMTNMIQFQHAYNAAARNITVVDEMLDKIINGMGLVGR; this comes from the coding sequence ATGACTTCAACCTTTCATGGTCTGGAAGTAGCGAAGCGGGGCATGAGCACACAGCAAGCCGCTCTTTACACAACAGGACAAAACATCGCCAATGCAAACACCCCAGGATATAGCCGCCAGCGCGTCAACTTCGAACAAACAGAACCATACCCAGCCCCATCCATGAACCGCCCCGAAATTCCAGGCCAGATGGGTACCGGCGTAAAAGCAGGCAGCATCCAGCGCGTCCGCGAAAACTTCTTAGACCTTCAGTATCGTGATGAACAGAATAAGGTGGGGTATTGGAGCGCTCGTTCTGATGCCTTAACGAAAATGGAGGATATTTTAAAGGAGCCTTCAGATAGCGGATTAGCGAAAACGATGGATGATTTCTGGAAAGGACTGCAAACGCTAAGCACAAATCCAGAAAACTCCGGGGCTCGTTCGGTCGTTTTATCAAACGGAAAAGCCGTGACCGAAACGTTTCATTATTTGAATGACTCTCTTACTGCCTTACAAAAAGATCTTTCAAATCAAACAAGCGTAACGGTTAAAGAGGTCAATTCACTTGCACAGCAAATTGCGTCCATTAATAAGCAAATTAGTGAAATTGAACCGCATGGCTATTTGCCAAATGACCTGTATGATGAACGCGATCGTTTAGTAGATCAGCTAACAGAGCTTGTAAACGTAAAGGTTGAGATGACGCCATCAACGACAGGGACAAGTAATGCACTAAAGATTGCTGAGGGAATCGCTAATATTAAGCTAGTTGGTGCAGATGGTCAGGAACTAAAGGATGGAAGCGGAAATCCAATCTATTTAGTAAAAGGTGATCAGCCAAGTACGGTTTCCTTTACAGGAGGGTCTAGCTCAACTGGTGGTAGCGTTTTAGACGTTCCGCCTGAAGACGGGGTAACAGATATGGTGATTACCGATTCCACAGGCGCAACTTCTACCATTTCTTTTAAAGATGACTTAGGTTCAGGAAAGCTACGTGGTTTAATTGAGAGCTTTGGTTATAAAGAAAAAGATGCAGCTACAGGTAATTACGGTGAAACAAAAGGAATTTACCCTGAAATGCTTGATAAATTAGATCAACTAGCGTATACGTTTGCGACGATGTTTAATGATGTTCATAAACAAGGATATCAGTTGAACAGTGATCAACAGGGACAGGATTTCTTCTCAGGGCTAGGAGCTGATTATCATGGTGCGGCAAAAGGAATTGATGTGGCGCTAACGGATGGCTCACAAATTGCTGCTTCCACAGAGAAAAATACGGCTGGGAACGGGTTGAACGCTATTAAATTAGCTGGTGTACGGAGCATAAGCTTAACGAGCACAAGTCCTACACCGATTAAGACGGGAACGGTTTCTTCCTTTTATGAAGCAATGATCGGTCAGCTAGGTGTAGAAGGACAGCAAGCAAGCCGTATGCTAGGGAATGCAGATACGCTTCGTCAATCGGTTGACGGTCGACGTCAGTCTGTGAGTGCTGTATCACTTGATGAAGAAATGACGAATATGATTCAGTTCCAGCATGCATATAACGCGGCGGCACGAAACATTACGGTCGTGGATGAAATGTTAGATAAAATTATTAATGGTATGGGACTAGTTGGAAGGTAG
- a CDS encoding TIGR03826 family flagellar region protein: MSEVANCPSCNQLFMKTAFRSMCDSCRKEEDRQFDLVYSFMRKRENRMATSRQITDATGVTEEMIFRFVKQGRLQITKFPNLGYPCDQCGALISQGKICDRCRNSLQRDLTSLEDQEKKEESRRSNRGAYHTKNFNES, translated from the coding sequence ATGAGTGAAGTTGCGAACTGCCCATCATGTAACCAGTTATTTATGAAGACTGCCTTTCGCAGTATGTGTGATTCGTGTCGCAAGGAAGAGGACCGTCAGTTTGATCTTGTGTATAGCTTTATGCGCAAGCGCGAAAACCGGATGGCGACCTCACGCCAAATCACGGATGCGACAGGAGTAACAGAGGAAATGATTTTTCGTTTTGTGAAACAAGGAAGACTGCAAATCACGAAGTTTCCGAATCTTGGCTACCCGTGTGATCAGTGTGGCGCATTAATTTCACAAGGGAAAATCTGTGACCGCTGCCGGAATAGTCTACAACGCGATTTAACATCTCTAGAGGATCAAGAAAAAAAAGAAGAATCACGACGCTCCAATCGAGGCGCTTATCATACGAAAAATTTTAACGAGTCATAA
- a CDS encoding DUF6470 family protein — protein MIFPQIRLDSTRGQIGLQINQPVQEIEQPQADLSIEQPAAEMTIERRPSKLTIDQTRAREDVDLKSIRRRIEEAADLGKQDLLDGIARVSSQGDQLMQIEDGGNAIPDIAEANGLPPFYEFNIGFIPSAGSVEIGYDPGDVTIQWQTHKPNIQVNINKPIHHYTPGITTVSMKQYPNVKVDFENLYYKGINYEQKI, from the coding sequence ATGATTTTTCCTCAGATTCGGTTAGATTCGACTCGGGGGCAGATTGGGTTGCAGATTAATCAGCCGGTGCAGGAGATCGAGCAGCCACAGGCTGATCTTTCAATTGAGCAACCTGCCGCAGAGATGACCATTGAGCGTCGGCCTTCAAAGCTGACGATTGATCAGACGAGAGCGCGTGAGGATGTTGATTTGAAAAGCATTAGAAGGCGAATTGAAGAGGCTGCTGATCTTGGTAAGCAGGATTTGCTGGATGGGATTGCGCGGGTATCAAGTCAGGGGGATCAGTTGATGCAGATAGAGGACGGTGGAAACGCAATTCCTGATATTGCAGAAGCGAACGGACTGCCTCCTTTTTATGAGTTTAATATTGGCTTTATTCCATCTGCTGGCAGTGTAGAAATTGGCTATGATCCTGGTGATGTAACTATTCAGTGGCAAACACATAAGCCAAATATTCAGGTAAATATAAATAAACCAATTCATCATTACACTCCTGGTATAACAACGGTTAGTATGAAGCAGTATCCAAATGTAAAGGTCGACTTTGAAAATTTGTATTATAAAGGTATTAACTACGAACAAAAAATATAA
- a CDS encoding response regulator has translation MKTNIVIIDDHQLFREGVKRILDFEQDFEVVAEGDDGSEALQLVAEHNPDVVIMDINMPSVNGVEATKQLVEDNPETKVIILSIHDDETYVTHALQTGARGYLLKEMDADALIEAVKVVAEGGSYLHPKVTHSLVKEYRRLAQQGQSSAVGFEEVEIRRPLHLLTRRECEVLQLLADGKSNRGIGESLYISEKTVKNHVSNILQKMNVNDRTQAVVVAIKNGWVEVR, from the coding sequence ATGAAAACGAATATTGTTATAATTGATGATCATCAATTATTCCGTGAAGGTGTAAAACGAATTCTAGATTTTGAACAAGATTTTGAAGTCGTAGCAGAAGGTGACGACGGTTCAGAAGCTCTTCAATTAGTAGCAGAGCATAACCCTGATGTAGTCATTATGGATATTAATATGCCATCTGTGAACGGTGTAGAAGCAACGAAGCAATTAGTAGAAGATAATCCTGAAACAAAGGTTATTATCTTATCGATCCACGATGACGAAACATACGTGACGCACGCTCTTCAAACGGGAGCACGTGGTTACCTATTAAAAGAAATGGATGCAGATGCGCTGATTGAAGCAGTTAAAGTTGTCGCAGAGGGTGGTTCTTATTTACATCCGAAAGTAACGCATAGTCTTGTAAAAGAATATCGTCGCTTAGCACAACAAGGTCAGTCTTCAGCAGTTGGGTTCGAAGAAGTTGAAATTCGTCGCCCACTACATCTACTAACTCGTCGTGAGTGTGAAGTTCTTCAATTACTAGCAGACGGTAAAAGTAACCGTGGTATCGGAGAATCATTATACATTAGTGAAAAAACGGTTAAGAACCATGTAAGTAACATTCTTCAAAAAATGAACGTAAACGATCGTACGCAGGCTGTAGTAGTTGCGATTAAAAACGGTTGGGTAGAAGTTCGATAA
- a CDS encoding sensor histidine kinase: MAKKRLTGESLDLILDNIIQTVDDSKGEIYLIAEDARQEYERIKKELDDLKQQVLSTIAEGEKLELHARLARRRLSEVSRHFKIYSEPEVRDAYEKAHELQTKLLMNQQNEQQLRQRRDELERRLKALSETIQRADHLAGQITVVLNYLNSDLKQVGEIVEDAIEKEYFGFRIIEAQEEERKRLSREIHDGPAQMLANVMLRSELVERVYRERSPEEALQEIRDLRKMVRSALYEVRRIIYDLRPMALDDLGLIPTLRKYLATIEEYNNGNPRITFISIGQEVRIPSKLEVALFRLVQESVTNALKHAEASEIQVKIEISKNHVILLVKDDGKGFKIEQKKEDSFGLIGMKERVDLLDGKININSREGKGTTILIQVALSQTLE; this comes from the coding sequence ATGGCAAAAAAACGATTAACAGGCGAATCGCTTGATTTAATTTTAGACAATATTATTCAAACCGTAGATGACAGCAAAGGTGAAATCTACTTAATTGCAGAAGACGCAAGACAAGAGTATGAACGAATTAAGAAGGAACTAGATGACCTAAAACAGCAGGTATTATCAACGATTGCTGAAGGGGAGAAGCTAGAGCTTCACGCAAGACTGGCTCGTAGACGTCTGTCTGAAGTAAGTCGTCATTTTAAAATCTACTCTGAGCCTGAAGTGCGCGACGCGTATGAAAAGGCGCATGAGTTACAAACGAAGCTTTTAATGAATCAACAAAATGAACAGCAGCTGAGACAACGTCGGGACGAGTTAGAGAGACGATTAAAAGCTCTGTCTGAAACGATTCAGCGCGCCGATCATCTCGCTGGTCAAATTACGGTCGTATTAAATTACCTAAACAGTGATTTGAAGCAGGTCGGAGAGATCGTTGAGGACGCGATTGAAAAAGAATACTTTGGATTCCGCATTATTGAAGCGCAGGAGGAAGAGAGAAAACGACTTTCTCGTGAAATTCATGATGGTCCTGCTCAAATGTTGGCGAACGTTATGCTTCGCTCAGAGCTTGTAGAACGTGTATATCGCGAACGAAGCCCTGAGGAAGCCCTACAAGAAATTCGGGATTTGCGAAAAATGGTAAGATCTGCTCTTTATGAAGTGCGTCGAATCATATATGATTTAAGACCGATGGCACTGGATGATTTAGGCCTAATTCCCACATTACGCAAATATCTAGCCACAATTGAGGAGTACAACAACGGAAATCCGCGAATAACGTTTATTTCCATTGGACAAGAAGTCCGAATTCCTTCAAAATTGGAGGTAGCATTATTTCGCCTTGTCCAAGAATCCGTGACTAATGCACTAAAGCATGCAGAAGCTTCGGAAATACAGGTTAAGATTGAAATTTCCAAAAACCATGTTATTCTTTTAGTGAAGGACGATGGAAAAGGATTTAAAATCGAACAAAAGAAGGAAGATTCCTTCGGATTAATCGGAATGAAAGAACGAGTTGATTTATTAGATGGAAAAATCAATATCAACTCTCGTGAAGGCAAAGGCACAACCATTTTAATTCAGGTGGCCTTGTCACAAACATTAGAATGA